CCGAGACCACCGCGGCGTCCGGACGTACCGCTTCCAGACCCGCGGCGGTCAGGCGTGCGTACAACTCGCCCGCCACCGCACGGGCCCGTGCCGCGCGCTCCGGCTCGCGGCGCAGCAGCCGCAGTGCCGACAGGGCCGCCCCCGCCGCCGCGGGGGCGAGACCCGTGTCGAAGATGAACGTCCGGGCCGCGTTGACCAGGTGGTCGATCACCCGGGCGGGGCCGAGGACGGCTCCGCCCTGGCTGCCGAGCGACTTGGACAGCGTGACCGTCACGACCACGTCGTCGGCGCCCGCGAGCCCCGCCGCGTGCGGGGCGCCGCGGCCGCCGTCGCCGAGGACTCCCAGGCCGTGGGCGTCGTCGACCACCAGTCCGGCGCCGTGCTCCCGGCACGCCTCGGCGAGCGCGGCGAGCGGGGCCGCGTCGCCGTCGACCGAGAAGACCGTGTCGGACACGGTGATCGCCGTGCCTTCGTGCGTGTGCAGCGCCTTGCGCACGGCGTCCGGCTCGGCGTGCGCCACGACCTGGGTCGTGCCGCGGGCCAGCCGGCAGCCGTCGATGAGCGAGGCGTGGTTGCCCGCGTCGGAGACGATGAGGGAGCCGTGCGGGGCCAGCGCGGTGACCGCCGCGAGGTTGGCCGCGTAGCCGGAGGAGAAGACCAGGGCCGCCTCGGCACCACAGAAATCGGCCAGTTCCTGTTCCAGTTCGGCGTGCAGTTCGGTGCTGCCGGTGACGAGCCGGGAGCCGGTCGAGCCGCCGCCCCAGACCCGCGCGGCACGGGCCGCGCCCTCGGTGACCTCGGGGTGGTGGGCCAGTCCCAGGTAGTCGTTGCTCGCCAGGTCGAGGAGCGGTGAATCGGCCGGACGGGGGCGCAGAGTCCGTACGAGTCCGGCGCGGCGGCGCTGCTCCGCCTGCTCGTCGATCCAGCCGAACGCCATGGGTGGTCCTCCGGGGAATTTGTAGGCAGTGGACAGACACTAGCGGGAGCTCCAGCAGGTCAGTGTGTGGCAATACCCACACCTCGAAGCGACTCTGTTGTCCGAAGTCTCCTTGGCCCGGGGCGCCTCCGTAGGACAGGATCGGCTCCCATGGACCTGCTGAACACGCTGGTGGACAAGGGGCTTCGGCGCGAGCTGCCGACCCGCGAAGAGGCACTGGCCGTCCTCGCGACGTCCGACGACGACCTGCTCGATGTGGTGGCCGCGGCCGGGAAGGTGCGCCGGCACTGGTTCGGCCGGCGGGTGAAACTCAACTATCTCGTCAACCTGAAGTCGGGCCTGTGTCCCGAGGACTGCTCGTACTGTTCGCAGCGGCTCGGCTCCCAGGCCGGGATCCTGAAGTACACGTGGCTCAAGCCGGACCAGGCCTCCGAGGCGGCGGCGGCCGGGGTGGCCGGGGGCGCCAAGCGGGTGTGCCTGGTGGCCAGCGGGCGCGGTCCGACCGACCGGGACGTGGACCGGGTCTCCGAGACGATCAGGACGATCAAGGAGAAGAACGAGGGCGTCGAGGTGTGCGCCTGCCTCGGGCTGCTCTCCGACGGCCAGGCCGAGCGGCTGCGGGAGGCCGGCGCCGACGCCTACAACCACAACCTCAACACGTCCGAGGCGACGTACGGGGAGATCACCACCACGCACACGTACGCCGACCGCGTGGACACCGTCGAGAAGGCCCACGCGGCAGGGCTGTCCGCCTGCTCCGGGCTGATCGCCGGCATGGGCGAGTCGGACGAGGACCTGGTCGACGTCGTCTACTCGCTGCGCGAGCTGGACCCGGACTCGGTTCCGGTCAACTTCCTGATCCCGGTCGAGGGCACCCCGCTCGCCAAGGAGTGGAACCTCACCCCGCAGCGCTGCCTGAGGATCCTGGCCATGGTGCGCTTCGTGTGCCCGGACGTCGAGGTGCGCATCGCGGGCGGCCGGGAGGTCCATCTGCGCACGATGCAGCCGCTCGCCCTGCACCTGGCCAACTCGATCTTCCTCGGCGACTACCTCACCACCGAGGGCCAGGCGGGCAAGGCCGACCTGGAGATGATCGCGGACGCCGGCTTCGAGGTGGAGGGCACCGACCAGGTGACGCTGCCGGAGCACCGCGCGGTCGGCGGCTGCCATGACGGCGGCGGGTGCGGCTCGGACGAGAGCGGCGGAGTCTGCGGTTCGGCATCTGCTCCGCGAGTCGACGAGCCCCGTACCGACCTGGTCGCCGTCCGCCGCCGGGGCGCCGGAACGGACCTCGCGCCCAATGCCTGAGCTGACGGTGCCCGAACTGCTGGAGCTCGACCGGCGGCATGTGTGGCATCCGTACGGCCCGATGCCCGGTCGGCAGGAACCGCTCGTCGTGGAGTCGGCGAGCGGGGTGCGGCTGCGGCTCGCCGACGGCTCGGGAGAGCTGGTCGACGGCATGGCGTCCTGGTGGTCGGCGATCCACGGCTACAACCACCCGGTGCTGAACGAGGCGGCGCGCGGGCAACTGGAGCGGATGAGCCACGTGATGTTCGGCGGGCTCACCCACGAGCCCGCCGTGCGGCTGGCGAAGCTCCTTGTCGACATGTCGCCCGAGGGTCTGGAGCATGTGTTCCTCGCCGACTCCGGGTCCGTGTCGGTCGAGGTCGCGGTCAAGATGTGCCTCCAGTACTGGCGCTCGTTGGGCCGCCCCCGCAAGCAGCGGCTGCTGACCTGGCGCGGCGGCTACCACGGCGACACCTGGCAGCCGATGTCGGTGTGCGATCCCGAGGGCGGGATGCACGAGCTGTGGACCGGTGTGCTGCCGCGTCAGGTGTTCGTCGATCCGCCTCCGGTCGCGTACGAGGAGTCGTACGCCGAGCAGTTGCGCGCGTCGATCGAGCGGCACGCCGACGAGCTGGCCGCGGTGATCGTGGAGCCGGTGGTGCAGGGCGCGGGCGGGATGCGGTTCCACTCCCCCGCCTATCTGCGGGTGCTGCGCGAGGCGTGCGACGCGCACGACGTGCTGCTCGTGTTCGACGAGATCGCGACCGGCTTCGGCCGTACGGGCACGCTGTTCGCGGCGGGGCACGCGGCTGTGACGCCGGATGTGATGTGCGTGGGCAAGGCCCTGACCGGCGGTTATCTGACCATGGCGGCGACGCTGTGCACCTCGCGGGTGGCCGACGGCATCTCGCGCGGCGCGGTGCCGGTGCTGGCGCACGGCCCGACCTTCATGGGCAATCCGCTGGCGGCGGCGGTGGCCTGCGCCTCGATCGAGCTGCTGCTCGGCCAGGACTGGCTCACGGAGGTCAAGCGGATCGAGGCGGGGCTGCGGGACGGGCTCGCGGCGGCCGCGGAGCTTGACGGCGTCGAGGACGTGCGGGTGCTCGGCGCCGTCGGGGTCGTGCAGCTGGATCACGCCGTGGACATGAAGGCGGCCACGGAGGCGGCCGTACGCGAGGGTGTGTGGCTGCGGCCGTTCCGCGATCTGATCTACACGATGCCGCCGTACGTGACGGGCGACGCGGACGTGGCGCGGATCGCGCGGGCGGTGTGCGCGGCGGCGCGGGAGGGATGACATGCCGGTACTGGTGATCACGGGCACGGGCACGGAGGTCGGCAAGACGGTCGTGACCGCGGCGGTGGCGGCGACGGCGCTTGCGGCCGGCCGTTCGGTGGCCGTGCTGAAGGCGGCGCAGACGGGCGTACGGCCCGACGAGCCGGGAGACGCCGCCGAGGTCGCGCGTCTCGCGGGTGCCGTGACGACGGCGGAACTCGCCCGCTATCCCGAACCGTTGGCGCCGGCCACGGCCGCCCGCCGGGCCGGTCGCGCGCCCGTGCACCCGCACGAGGTCGCGGAGGCCGCCGCCAAGCTCGCCACCGAGCACGACCTCGTGCTGGTCGAGGGCGCGGGCGGACTGCTCGTACGGTTCGACCCGGCCGGCGGCACCCTGGCGGACGCGGCCCGGCTGCTGTCGGCGCCGGTGCTGGTCGTGGCGTCGGCGGGGCTCGGCACCCTGAACACGACGGAGCTGACGGCGCGTGAACTGCGCTCCCGGCAGCTGGATCTGGCGGGGATCGTGATCGGGAGCTGGCCCGCCGCGCCGGACCTCGCCTCGCGCTGCAATCTCGCGGACCTGCCGGACGTGGCCGGAGCACCGCTGCTGGGCGCGGTTCCCGCCGGGTCGGGGGCTCTCTCCCCCGCCGGCTTCCGGGCGTCCGCGCCGCGCTGGCTGGCGCCGCGCCTGGACGGCACGTGGGACGCGGAGGCGTTCCAGGTGCGGGAGGCGCCCCCGGCGTTCTGAGAGTTTCGGCGGGCGCGCGGTGAAACCGGCGTGGATGTGATCGCGTGTTGGACTACGTACGTGATCACCTCCGAAGGGAACACCGTGCACACCACACACCCACGCCCGTCCCGGCGAGCGGCCCTCGCGCTGGGCGCCGCCGCCGCTCTCTCGCTGGGCGGCGGCACGGCCCACGCCTTATCCGGTACGGGCGGCGTCACCGCACGGCTGAGGCAACTGGAGCGGGAGCACACCGCCCGGCTGGGCGTGTACGCCCGTAATCTGCGCACGGGCCGGACGGTGGCGTACCGGGCCGACGAACGCTTCCCGATGGCCTCTGTGTTCAAGACGCTCGCCGCCGCGGCCGTCCTGCGCGACTTCGACCGCGATGGCGAGTTCCTGGCCCGGCGCATCCGGTACACCCAGGCCTACGTGACGAAGTCGGGGTACTCCCCCGTCACCCAGGAGAACCTCGCGACCGGCATGACCGTCGGCGAACTGTGCGACGCCACCATCCGCTTCAGCGACAACGCCGCGGGCAATCTGCTGCTGAAGGAGCTGGGCGGACCGACCGCCATCACGCGCTTCGCCCGCTCGATCGGTGACGGTGTCACCCGACTCGACCGGTGGGAGCCGGAGCTCAACAGCGCGGAACCGTGGCGCGTGACCGACACGACGTCTCCCCGCGCGATCGGCCTGTCCTACGCCCGTCTCGTGCTCGGCGACGTGCTGGAGCCCCGGGACCGGGCACGGCTCACGGACTGGCTGCTGCGCAACACCACCAGTACCGAGAAGTTCCGCAAGGGACTTCCCGCGGAATGGCTGCTCGCCGACAAGACCGGCCAGCCGGAGTACGGCGGCGCCCACGACGTGGGCATCACCTGGCCGCCCGACGGTTCGCCGATCGTGCTGTCCGTTCTGACGACCCAGCCCGAGCGGGACGCCCTGGCCGACAACGCGCTGGTGGCCCGGACGGCCGCCCTGCTGGCGGCGGAACTCGCCTAGCGTGGTCGCCGACGGCAGGCCGTCGTGGAACGCCTGGCTGGTCGGCGGCGCCATTGGTGTCGCCGGCCTGCTGGCCCTGCACTCCGCCGTGCCCAACGGGGCCGGGCGACTCGGGAGCCTGCTGGAGACGTTCCTGCCGTGGCTGGGCGTGGCGGTGCCTCTCCTCGGCTGCATCGCCGTGCTCAAGCGGTCACGGGCAGGGCTGCTCGCCTGCCTGGCGCCCGTGGCCGTCTGGCTCTGGATGTTCGGCGGGATGTGGTTCGTCCCGCCCCCGGAGCCGTACGACGTGACCGTCGTCCAGCACAACGTGGCCGACGACAACGCCGATCCCGTCGGCACGGCACGCGCCCTGCTCGCCACGCGGGCAGGGCTGGTGGCCGTAGAGGAACTGACGCCCGCGGCGCGGCCCGCCTATCAGGACGTGCTGGGCGCCTCCCACCCGCACCGGGCGGTCCACGGCACGGTCGGGCTCTGGTCGGCCTGGCCCCTGTCGGACGTACGGCCGGTGGACATCCGGCCCGAGGGTTTCCCGGAGAGCTGGCGGCGCGCTCTGCGGGCCACGGTGTCCGCGCCGGGTGGGGAGATCGCGGTGTACGTGGTCCACCTGCCGTCCGTCCGGCTGGGTCCGACGGGGTTCGCCTCGGCGGACCGCGACGAGAGTGCGGCACTGCTCGGGGCCCGGATCGCGGACGACCCGGCCGGCCGGCTCCTGGTCGTGGGCGACCTCAACGGCACGGTGCAGGACCGCGGGCTCGGTCCGCTCACCTCCCGGCTCGACGCTCCGGCCTCGGGGTTCGCGTTCAGCTGGCCGGCCGCCCTGCCGGTGGCGCGGATCGACCAGGTGCTGGGGCGGGGCGTCGAGGTGACGGAGGTGTCGGCACTGGACGCCACGGGGAGTGACCATCGGCCGGTGCTGGGCCGCGTACTCCTGCGGTAGCCGGCAGGGGTGCGCCGGGCTCGTCCGGGGGACAATCGCGGTAAGGCCCGCCTCGTCAGGGAGGTCTCCATGCCGCTCCGGTCCGCCCGTTCCGGCAAGGCGTCACGAGATGCCGTGCACCATCCCCTGTTCGCCCGTTACT
The genomic region above belongs to Streptomyces coeruleorubidus and contains:
- the bla gene encoding class A beta-lactamase, which gives rise to MITSEGNTVHTTHPRPSRRAALALGAAAALSLGGGTAHALSGTGGVTARLRQLEREHTARLGVYARNLRTGRTVAYRADERFPMASVFKTLAAAAVLRDFDRDGEFLARRIRYTQAYVTKSGYSPVTQENLATGMTVGELCDATIRFSDNAAGNLLLKELGGPTAITRFARSIGDGVTRLDRWEPELNSAEPWRVTDTTSPRAIGLSYARLVLGDVLEPRDRARLTDWLLRNTTSTEKFRKGLPAEWLLADKTGQPEYGGAHDVGITWPPDGSPIVLSVLTTQPERDALADNALVARTAALLAAELA
- the bioB gene encoding biotin synthase BioB, translated to MDLLNTLVDKGLRRELPTREEALAVLATSDDDLLDVVAAAGKVRRHWFGRRVKLNYLVNLKSGLCPEDCSYCSQRLGSQAGILKYTWLKPDQASEAAAAGVAGGAKRVCLVASGRGPTDRDVDRVSETIRTIKEKNEGVEVCACLGLLSDGQAERLREAGADAYNHNLNTSEATYGEITTTHTYADRVDTVEKAHAAGLSACSGLIAGMGESDEDLVDVVYSLRELDPDSVPVNFLIPVEGTPLAKEWNLTPQRCLRILAMVRFVCPDVEVRIAGGREVHLRTMQPLALHLANSIFLGDYLTTEGQAGKADLEMIADAGFEVEGTDQVTLPEHRAVGGCHDGGGCGSDESGGVCGSASAPRVDEPRTDLVAVRRRGAGTDLAPNA
- a CDS encoding 8-amino-7-oxononanoate synthase, translated to MAFGWIDEQAEQRRRAGLVRTLRPRPADSPLLDLASNDYLGLAHHPEVTEGAARAARVWGGGSTGSRLVTGSTELHAELEQELADFCGAEAALVFSSGYAANLAAVTALAPHGSLIVSDAGNHASLIDGCRLARGTTQVVAHAEPDAVRKALHTHEGTAITVSDTVFSVDGDAAPLAALAEACREHGAGLVVDDAHGLGVLGDGGRGAPHAAGLAGADDVVVTVTLSKSLGSQGGAVLGPARVIDHLVNAARTFIFDTGLAPAAAGAALSALRLLRREPERAARARAVAGELYARLTAAGLEAVRPDAAVVSVRAPSPEGAVRWAAECRAAGLAVGCFRPPSVPDGISRLRLTARADLTGEQIERAVRLIGETRP
- a CDS encoding adenosylmethionine--8-amino-7-oxononanoate transaminase, giving the protein MPELTVPELLELDRRHVWHPYGPMPGRQEPLVVESASGVRLRLADGSGELVDGMASWWSAIHGYNHPVLNEAARGQLERMSHVMFGGLTHEPAVRLAKLLVDMSPEGLEHVFLADSGSVSVEVAVKMCLQYWRSLGRPRKQRLLTWRGGYHGDTWQPMSVCDPEGGMHELWTGVLPRQVFVDPPPVAYEESYAEQLRASIERHADELAAVIVEPVVQGAGGMRFHSPAYLRVLREACDAHDVLLVFDEIATGFGRTGTLFAAGHAAVTPDVMCVGKALTGGYLTMAATLCTSRVADGISRGAVPVLAHGPTFMGNPLAAAVACASIELLLGQDWLTEVKRIEAGLRDGLAAAAELDGVEDVRVLGAVGVVQLDHAVDMKAATEAAVREGVWLRPFRDLIYTMPPYVTGDADVARIARAVCAAAREG
- the bioD gene encoding dethiobiotin synthase gives rise to the protein MPVLVITGTGTEVGKTVVTAAVAATALAAGRSVAVLKAAQTGVRPDEPGDAAEVARLAGAVTTAELARYPEPLAPATAARRAGRAPVHPHEVAEAAAKLATEHDLVLVEGAGGLLVRFDPAGGTLADAARLLSAPVLVVASAGLGTLNTTELTARELRSRQLDLAGIVIGSWPAAPDLASRCNLADLPDVAGAPLLGAVPAGSGALSPAGFRASAPRWLAPRLDGTWDAEAFQVREAPPAF
- a CDS encoding endonuclease/exonuclease/phosphatase family protein, which produces MVADGRPSWNAWLVGGAIGVAGLLALHSAVPNGAGRLGSLLETFLPWLGVAVPLLGCIAVLKRSRAGLLACLAPVAVWLWMFGGMWFVPPPEPYDVTVVQHNVADDNADPVGTARALLATRAGLVAVEELTPAARPAYQDVLGASHPHRAVHGTVGLWSAWPLSDVRPVDIRPEGFPESWRRALRATVSAPGGEIAVYVVHLPSVRLGPTGFASADRDESAALLGARIADDPAGRLLVVGDLNGTVQDRGLGPLTSRLDAPASGFAFSWPAALPVARIDQVLGRGVEVTEVSALDATGSDHRPVLGRVLLR